CACTTCGTGGTCGCCTACGCGCAGGAGGACGGCCGGGTGCACCTCGACGACCGCAACCTGACCCCGCTGACGGTCGAACGGGACACGCTGACCGCGGCAGGCAGGGCCGCGGCCGAGCGCAACCTGCTGGCCACCATCCGGCCGGAGCCGCTGACCGCCGGCCGGCTGGCCGCCGCCGTGCGCGCCGGGCTGGCCGAGGGGGCCCGGCAGCTGTCCACCGTGCTGCCGGTGTGGACCAGATGGGCGACCCTGATGACCGACGAGCGCGCGGTCACCGGCTGGCCGACGGTGTTCGCCGACCGGCGCGGGCTGGTGGGCGCGCTGCTTGCCATCTGGACCGCGATCGACCCGGATGGCATCGGCGGCGGACACCTGCGGGACCTGTTCGCCGACGGCCTCGCCGAGGCAGCCACCCTGCTGGAAATGTCCGAACTGGACAGTCAGGCCGACGGCTGGTGGAAGGTGGCCGCGGCCTGGCAGGACCTCGCCGACACCGCGCTCGACCCGCGGGTCCCTGAGTTCAGATGGATGCGCGAGCTGGTCCGCACCGTACGGAAGGGGGTCACCGCGGGCGACGAGGGTCGGCAGGACGCCGCCGAGGCCGGCGCCGAACTGGCCCGGCTGCGCAGGCACTACGACGAGCACAGCCCGTTCACCGCGGACCAGGCGGCCGCGCTGCTGCGCGATCTCGGCCGCGGCCTGCGCGAGGTGCACGCCGCCGAGCACGCCGCCGTCACGGAACTCACCTTCGCCATCGAACGATGACGTGGCCCCGAATCAGAACTGAGCACAGTGGACGGTTCGGCGACCAGTCTGTGATCCACGTTGCATCCGGGTTGACCTCGAGTGCGCTCGAGGTACGAGCCTTGCTGGTGGCGGCGTAGCGGAACAAACCCCTACGCCGCCGCGCTGCACGAATCGAGGACGTGTTGATCACCCCGAGCCCGGAAGGTCGCCATGAACGACGTCGCGCTGAACGACCCGCCCCGTAGCCGAGCCGCCCCACAGCCCACCGGCGAACGATCCACCGGCGAACCCGGCAGGGCCGAACGGATCCGCGTGATCTTCGTGCTCGGCGCGCTGATCGCGCTGGGGCCGCTGACCATCGACATGTACCTTCCCGCGTTGCCCTCGATCTCCGCGGATCTTGGCGCGTCCTCATCCGTCGTCCAGCTGACCCTCACCGGCACCTTGATCGGGCTGGGTATCGGGCAGTTGCTGGTCGGCCCGCTCTCCGACGCGCTGGGCAGGCGCCGCCCGCTGATCGCAGGCGCGATCCTGCACGTGGTGGCGTCCGTGCTGTGCGCGATCGCGCCGACCATCGCCGTGCTCGGCGTGCTCCGTGCGCTGCAGGGGGTCGGGGCCGCCGCGGCGATGGTGGTCGCGCTGGCCGTGGTGCGGGACCTGTTCACCGGGAACGCCGCCGCCACCGCGCTGTCCCGGCTGATGCTGGTGATGGGTGCCGCGCCGATCCTGGCGCCGACCCTTGGCAGCGCGATCCTGGTCGCCGGGTCCTGGCGCGCGGTCTTCGCCGGTCTCGCGGTGCTCGGCGTGCTGCTGATGCTGGTCGCGATGTTCGCGCTGCGGGAGACCCTGCCGCCGGAACGCAGGCGGGCCGCGGGGGTGCTGCCGGTGCTGCGCACCTACGGCTCGCTGCTGCTGGACCGGGAGTTCGTGGTGCTGGCACTGGTGGCCGCGCTGGGGATGTCCGCGCTGTTCTCCTACATCTCCGGTGCGTCTTTCGTGCTGCAGGAGCAGTACGGGCTCGACCAGCAGGAGTTCGCGCTCACCTTCGGGGTCGGCGCGTTGGCGATCATCGGCGCAGCCCAGTTCAACGTGCCGCTGTTGAACCGGTTCACCCCGCGCCGGATCGTGTTGGTCGCGCTCACCGCTGCGGTGGCATCCGGGCTGGTGCTGACGACACTGGCCGCGACCGGCACGGGCGGGCTGTTCGGCTTCGTGATCCCGCTGCTGTTCGTACTCGGCTCGGTGGGCTTCGTGCTGCCCAACGCGCCCGCACTGGCGTTGTCCCGGCACGGCGAGGCGGCCGGGGCCGCGGCCGCCCTGCTCGGGGCGGCGCAGTTCGGGCTGGGCGCGTTGATCGCCCCGCTGGTGGGCGCGCTCGGCAACGACGGCCCGGCGATGGCGCTCACCATGACCGGCGGCTCGGCGATCGCGCTGGCCGCGCTCACCGGCGTGGTGGTTCGCGCCCGGCGGCGGCAACCGGCGCTCGCGCACTGACCCGGGCGGCGGTGCGGTGCCGCATCCGGTGCAGCAGGCCGCGGGGGGCGAACAGCAGGGCGAGCAGGAAGCAGGCCACACTGCTCAGTCCGATGGTGCCCGCGATGGAACTGTTCAGCCCCACCGCGAGCTGTTGCCCGGCAACGGAAGCGACCCAGCCGAGCAGGATCGCCACGACCAGCATCGGGCCGAGCCTTCTGGTCAGCAGCCTGGCGGTGACGGCGGGGACGATGAAGAAGGTCACCACCAGGATCGCGCCCACGCTGTCGAAGGCGACCACCGCGAGACCGGCAACGGCGATCAGCAGCACCTGCCCCATCACCCGCCCGCGCAGCCCGGCCAGCTCGGCGAACTCCGGGTCGAAGGTGCTGGCCTGCAGCGGCCGCCAGCACACCAGGACCAGCAGGATCGCGGCCAGGGTGGCGATCCCGGTGGTGAGCAGCGACCTCGGCAGCGGGGTGCCGAGGACATCCACGGTGCGCAGCGGGGCGAAGGTGATCTCACCGTAGATCGCGGCGTCCAGGTCGATGTGCACCCCGGCGGCGAACTGGCCGATGCCAAGCACTCCGAGGGAGAACAACGCCGGGAAGATCAGCGCCAGCGCGGCGTCCGATGGGACCAGTCCGGTGCGCCGCAGCCACTCGAAGCCCAGCACGCAGAGCACACCGAACGCGGTGGCGCCGAGGATGGTCAGCGGGGTGGCCCGCTGCCCGGACAGCAGGAAGACCAGCACGATCCCTGGCAGCACGGCGTGGCTCACCGCGTCCGGCAGCAGGGCCTGCCTGCGCAGCACCAGGAAGCTGCCGAGCACCGCGCAGCCGGTGGAAAGCAGCCCGCCGATCAGGATGATCATCATGCCGTCCGGGGTCATGCTTGTCCCTCCGCGATCCCGCTGCGCCGCCGGAGCCTGGCCAGCATGCCGCGGCGCGGCGCGAACACCACCGACAGCACGGCGACGGCGGTGGCCAGCAACACGATCACCGGACCGGCCGGCAGCTCGGCCTTCCCGGAGAGCACGCCACCACTCGCGCCGGCCGTGGCGCCGATCAGCCCGGCCAGCGGCACCATCCCGGACAGCTTCCTGGTCAGTTGGCGGGCCGCGACCGCGGGCGCCACCAGCAACGCCACCATCAGGATCGCGCCGACCGTGCGGACGCCCAGCACCACCGCGACCACCAGCAGGCCGGTGCTCGCGATGTCCACCGCGCGGGCGGGAATCCCGGCCACGGCGCTGAATCCGGGATCGAAGGTGGCGCTGCGCAGCACCCGGAACCAGACCACGACCGCGGCCAGCGCCAGCCCGCCCAGCACCAGGGTGAACACGATGTCCCTGCGCACCATCCCGGCGGCCTGGCCGAGCAGATAGGAGTTCAGCCCGGACTGTTTGCTGTTCCCGGTTCCCGCCAGGTGGGTCAGCAGCACGATCCCCATGGTCAGCGACACCGAGAGCACCACCCCGATCGCAGCGTCCGGGCGCAGCCTCCCGGTCCGCTCGAGGCCGATCATCGCCAGCGCCGCGGCCGCGGCCGAGACGGCCCCACCGAGCAGCAGCAGCTCCGGCGTTTTCGTCCCGGTGAGGATGAAGGCGAGCACAACGCCGGGCAGCGTGCCGTGGCTCATCGCGTCGCCGAACATGCTGCGCCCGCGCAGCACCGCGAACGGGCCCAGCGCGCCCGCGACGAAGCCGAGCACCGCGGTGCCGACCACCACCACGGCGTCCGGGTAGGACAGGGGCAGCGCGTTTAGCAGCCAGTCGATCACGCCGGTGCCCTCGCCGAAAGCGGCGCGATCCCGTAGGCCCGCTCGAGATGTTCCGGGGTGAGGACCTCGGCCGCCGCGCCCTCGGCGATCACCGCGCCGGCCAGCAGCACCGCGTGGTCGAACCGGTCCAGCACGGTGCGCAGGTCGTGGTGCACGGCGATCACCGAGCCACCAAGGGCACACAGCTCGCCGAGCAGGTCGAGCAGGGTCGCCTCGGTACGCGCGTCCACCGCGGTGAACGGCTCGTCCAGCACCAGCAGATCGGCCTGCTGCGCCAATGCCCGTGCCAGGAACACCCGCTGCCGCTGCCCGCCGGAGAGCTCGTCGATCGGCTGCTGGGCGAGATCGGTGACGCCGACCTTGTCCATCGCGGCGGCGACCAGCTCGTCATCGGCCTCGGTCAGCCTGCGGAACCACCCGCGATGCGGGTAGCGGCCCATCTCGACCACCTGGATCGCGGTGATCGGGAAGTCGTCGGCCACCGCGTCGGCCTGCGGGATGTAGGCCACCCTGCGGCGTACCCTCTTGAGCGGTTCGCCGAGCAGCCGCACACTGCCGCGGACCGCGGGCACCAGCCCGAGCGCCGCCTTGACCACGGTGGACTTCCCGGCGCCGTTCGGGCCTACCACCGCGGCCAGCCGCCCGGCCGGGATGTCCATGTCGATACCGGAGAGCACCGGCTTGCCCCCGTAGGACGCGCTCATCCCGCGCAGGGTCAGTGCACTGCTCATCGCAACCCTTCGACCAGTCGGTCGGCATTGGCCCGCACCATGCCGAGGTAGCTGCCTTCCGGTGTGCCGTCATCGCCCGCCGCGTCGGAGAACAGCTCCCCGCCGATCCGTACCTCGCCGCCGCGCTGGCGGACCGCGGCGAGCACGGCCTCCAGGGTCTGCCTCGGCACGCTGGACTCCAGGAACACCGAGCGCACCCCGCTGGCCATGACCTCGTCGGCCACCCGGCCGATATCGGCGGTACTCGCCTCCTCCTCGGTGGAAATGCCCTGGATCGCGACCACCTCCATGCCGAAGGCCCTGCCGAAGTACCGGAAGGCGTCGTGCGAGGTCACCAGCTGCCGGTGCGCGGGCGGAATCCGGCTCAGCCGGGCGCGGATCTCGTCGCCGAGCGCCAGAACCTGTTCCCGGTAGGCGGCGCCGCGCCGCTGGTAGTCCTGCGCGTTCGCCGGGTCGATGCGGGCGAGCTCGGCCTGGATGGCGTCCACGACGTGCGCCCACAGCCGCGGGTCGAACCAGATATGCGGGTCGTGCTCCTCCCCGCTCGGCGCGTCCGCTGCCGGGTCGAGCAGCAGCTCCTCCGGGACCTGCTCGCCCGCGAACAGCACCGGCTTGGAGCGCGCGATGTCCTCGAGGGTGCGCTCCATCGAACCCTCGAGGAAGAGCCCGATCGCGATCACCGCGTCGGCGTTGCGCATCTGCGCCAGGTCCCCGGCCTTGGCCTGGTACAGGTGTGGATCCACCCCGGGCCCCATCAGCCGGACGGTGCGCACGTCCTCCCCTCCGATCCGGCGCACCGTGTCGTCCAGGAAGTTCGTGGTGGTGACCACGCGCAGCGGGCCCCGGTCAGCGCCGCCGGTCCCGGCAGCACTGACCGGGGCCCGGACGGCGTAGCCGAGGGCACCGCCGAACGCAAGGACGAACACGACACCGAAGGCGACGAGGGCCCACCGGTCCCTGCGCCGCGCTCGGCGCCGGTCCGCAACGGCCGCATTCATGCCGTCCAGGTAAGCACGAGCGAGTTCGCCGGGGCAATGACAAATCTTCGTCGTGCCGAACACATTGCGACGGCGCGCCGTAGACCGGTAGGCGGCGGGGTTGGGGAGTTACTTGCGCAGCTCCATCGTGCAGCACTTCGGGCCGCCGCCGGCCTTGCGCAGTTCGGAGATGTCCACCAGCACCGGCTCGTAGCCCAACCGGGACAGCCGGTCGGCCAGCCCGGTGGCCTCGATGGGCAACACCACGTTGCGACCGTCGGAAACCCCGTTCAGCCCGAACACGGCGGCATCCTCGGCATCGGCGAGCACGGCGTCCGGGAACAGCCTGGCGAGCACCCGGCGCGAGCCTGCGGAGAAGGCGTCCGGGTAGTAGGCCACCTGCGCGGGAGCGGTGTCGGTCGCCTCGGCGAGCACGAACAGCGCGGTGTCCAGGTGGTAGTAGCGGGGGTCGGTCAGCGCCAGGGACACCACCGGCACGCCGAGCACCTCCTGCGCCTCGGCGTGGGCGGCAGGGTCGGTGCGGAAACCGGTACCGGCCAGCAGCAGCCTTCCGGTCCAGACGAAGTCACCCTCGGCTTCGTTGATCTTGGTGGGCATGGTGATGTCGCGGTAGCCGCGCTCGAGGAACCAGCGCCGCACGTGCTCGGCCTCGGCGGCCCGCTCGGCCGCCCGGAACCGGGCTCCGAGCACCCGGCCGTCGATCACCGTGCCGGAGTTCGCGGCGAAGACCATGTCCGGGAGCCCGGGCTGCGGCTCGATCTCGTCCACCGTGTGTCCGAGCCTGCGATAGGTGTCCCTGAGCTCGGACCACTGGGCCAGCGCCAGCTCGCGATCCACCGGCTGCGTGGGGTCCATCCACGGGTTGATCGCGTAGTCCACCGCGAAGTAACGCGGTGCGCACATAAGGTAGCGACGGGTTGTCGGAACCCGGCCGAACGTCGGGTCAAGGGCAGCATCAGCCGTCATAGATCGAAATCTATGGGGCAAGTCGAACGCAAGCAATCGCTGTGTCTTGCGTGTTCGCGTGCTAAACATTGCGTGTGAACACTTTGGACCAGCGAATCATTTCGTGCCTGGTGGCGAACGCGCGCTCCAGCTACGCGGACATCGGCAAGCTCGTCGGGCTGTCCGCTCCGGCGGTGAAACGCCGGGTGGACCGATTGCTGGAGGCCGGGGTGTTGCGCGGGTTCACCGCCGTGGTCGATCCGGAGGCGCTCGGCTGGGGCACCGAGGCCTTCGTCGAGGTGCACTGCAAGGGCAACATCCAGCCTGCCAGGATCCGCGCGAGGCTGGAGCCGTTGCCCGAGGTCGTGGCCGCCTACACGGTGTCGGGGGCGGCCGATGCGATCGTGCACCTGCGCGCCGCGGACATCCACCACCTGGAGACCGCGCTGGAGCGGCTGCGTGGACTGGAGATCGTCGAACGGACCGTCTCGACGGTCGTGCTGTCCACACTGTTGGAAAGATCCCCTAACCCGGAACATTGAGAGCATCATGGGACCTATGGGGCGAACGGCAGGACGAATACGTACCGAGCGGACCGGGGGAACCGCAGTCCTCACCATCGACGCCCCCGAACAACGCAACGCGCTGACCCTGGAGCTGTCCGCCCAGCTGGCCGAGGCCGTGCGGCAGGCGGAGCAGGACGCCGAGGTGCACGCGCTGGTACTGACCGGCACCCCGCCCGCGTTCTGCGCCGGCGCCAACCTGAGCGCGCTCGGCGAGGCCAACGAAGACGCGCTGCGCGCGATCTACCAGGGTTTCCTCGCCGTTGCCCAGTGCGGCCTGCCCACCGTTGCCGCGGTCGGCGGTGCCGCCGTTGGCGCGGGCCTGAACCTCGCGCTGGCCGCCGACGTGCGGCTCGCCGGCCCCGAGGCCCGGTTCGACGCCCGCTTCCTGCAGCTCGGCCTGCACCCCGGT
The sequence above is drawn from the Amycolatopsis aidingensis genome and encodes:
- a CDS encoding metal ABC transporter ATP-binding protein is translated as MSSALTLRGMSASYGGKPVLSGIDMDIPAGRLAAVVGPNGAGKSTVVKAALGLVPAVRGSVRLLGEPLKRVRRRVAYIPQADAVADDFPITAIQVVEMGRYPHRGWFRRLTEADDELVAAAMDKVGVTDLAQQPIDELSGGQRQRVFLARALAQQADLLVLDEPFTAVDARTEATLLDLLGELCALGGSVIAVHHDLRTVLDRFDHAVLLAGAVIAEGAAAEVLTPEHLERAYGIAPLSARAPA
- a CDS encoding metal ABC transporter solute-binding protein, Zn/Mn family; this encodes MNAAVADRRRARRRDRWALVAFGVVFVLAFGGALGYAVRAPVSAAGTGGADRGPLRVVTTTNFLDDTVRRIGGEDVRTVRLMGPGVDPHLYQAKAGDLAQMRNADAVIAIGLFLEGSMERTLEDIARSKPVLFAGEQVPEELLLDPAADAPSGEEHDPHIWFDPRLWAHVVDAIQAELARIDPANAQDYQRRGAAYREQVLALGDEIRARLSRIPPAHRQLVTSHDAFRYFGRAFGMEVVAIQGISTEEEASTADIGRVADEVMASGVRSVFLESSVPRQTLEAVLAAVRQRGGEVRIGGELFSDAAGDDGTPEGSYLGMVRANADRLVEGLR
- a CDS encoding enoyl-CoA hydratase; this translates as MGRTAGRIRTERTGGTAVLTIDAPEQRNALTLELSAQLAEAVRQAEQDAEVHALVLTGTPPAFCAGANLSALGEANEDALRAIYQGFLAVAQCGLPTVAAVGGAAVGAGLNLALAADVRLAGPEARFDARFLQLGLHPGGGMTWMLQRAVGTQQATAMTLFGEVLDAASATEAGLVLRTVPGDHAELLEAAVTLTRPAAAAPRHLVTAIKDSMRRTRAMDKHAEAVNLELIQQLNSLESPEFAAKVAAWREASGR
- a CDS encoding metal ABC transporter permease, which gives rise to MTPDGMMIILIGGLLSTGCAVLGSFLVLRRQALLPDAVSHAVLPGIVLVFLLSGQRATPLTILGATAFGVLCVLGFEWLRRTGLVPSDAALALIFPALFSLGVLGIGQFAAGVHIDLDAAIYGEITFAPLRTVDVLGTPLPRSLLTTGIATLAAILLVLVCWRPLQASTFDPEFAELAGLRGRVMGQVLLIAVAGLAVVAFDSVGAILVVTFFIVPAVTARLLTRRLGPMLVVAILLGWVASVAGQQLAVGLNSSIAGTIGLSSVACFLLALLFAPRGLLHRMRHRTAARVSARAPVAAAGREPPRR
- a CDS encoding BtrH N-terminal domain-containing protein; protein product: MTEHGYQLRGGRQPDVAALAHLLAHHDIAHPDGGELSEPLLFLASGGIGAGYRLWDMTRDGGKPLRLGFRFRHEESRRWLKSTVDRLGLRAELHTGTARGAAKRLSALLAEGEPALVLPDRARIGYWHLPDESAGGEHFVVAYAQEDGRVHLDDRNLTPLTVERDTLTAAGRAAAERNLLATIRPEPLTAGRLAAAVRAGLAEGARQLSTVLPVWTRWATLMTDERAVTGWPTVFADRRGLVGALLAIWTAIDPDGIGGGHLRDLFADGLAEAATLLEMSELDSQADGWWKVAAAWQDLADTALDPRVPEFRWMRELVRTVRKGVTAGDEGRQDAAEAGAELARLRRHYDEHSPFTADQAAALLRDLGRGLREVHAAEHAAVTELTFAIER
- a CDS encoding metal ABC transporter permease, producing the protein MIDWLLNALPLSYPDAVVVVGTAVLGFVAGALGPFAVLRGRSMFGDAMSHGTLPGVVLAFILTGTKTPELLLLGGAVSAAAAALAMIGLERTGRLRPDAAIGVVLSVSLTMGIVLLTHLAGTGNSKQSGLNSYLLGQAAGMVRRDIVFTLVLGGLALAAVVVWFRVLRSATFDPGFSAVAGIPARAVDIASTGLLVVAVVLGVRTVGAILMVALLVAPAVAARQLTRKLSGMVPLAGLIGATAGASGGVLSGKAELPAGPVIVLLATAVAVLSVVFAPRRGMLARLRRRSGIAEGQA
- the ddaH gene encoding dimethylargininase encodes the protein MTADAALDPTFGRVPTTRRYLMCAPRYFAVDYAINPWMDPTQPVDRELALAQWSELRDTYRRLGHTVDEIEPQPGLPDMVFAANSGTVIDGRVLGARFRAAERAAEAEHVRRWFLERGYRDITMPTKINEAEGDFVWTGRLLLAGTGFRTDPAAHAEAQEVLGVPVVSLALTDPRYYHLDTALFVLAEATDTAPAQVAYYPDAFSAGSRRVLARLFPDAVLADAEDAAVFGLNGVSDGRNVVLPIEATGLADRLSRLGYEPVLVDISELRKAGGGPKCCTMELRK
- a CDS encoding multidrug effflux MFS transporter, with the translated sequence MNDVALNDPPRSRAAPQPTGERSTGEPGRAERIRVIFVLGALIALGPLTIDMYLPALPSISADLGASSSVVQLTLTGTLIGLGIGQLLVGPLSDALGRRRPLIAGAILHVVASVLCAIAPTIAVLGVLRALQGVGAAAAMVVALAVVRDLFTGNAAATALSRLMLVMGAAPILAPTLGSAILVAGSWRAVFAGLAVLGVLLMLVAMFALRETLPPERRRAAGVLPVLRTYGSLLLDREFVVLALVAALGMSALFSYISGASFVLQEQYGLDQQEFALTFGVGALAIIGAAQFNVPLLNRFTPRRIVLVALTAAVASGLVLTTLAATGTGGLFGFVIPLLFVLGSVGFVLPNAPALALSRHGEAAGAAAALLGAAQFGLGALIAPLVGALGNDGPAMALTMTGGSAIALAALTGVVVRARRRQPALAH
- a CDS encoding Lrp/AsnC family transcriptional regulator — its product is MNTLDQRIISCLVANARSSYADIGKLVGLSAPAVKRRVDRLLEAGVLRGFTAVVDPEALGWGTEAFVEVHCKGNIQPARIRARLEPLPEVVAAYTVSGAADAIVHLRAADIHHLETALERLRGLEIVERTVSTVVLSTLLERSPNPEH